ACGCTCATCATCCGCGGGAAGGGTGACAAGGAGCGGTTCGTTGATATCAACCCTCCCCTCATGCTCGCACTCACGACGCTCGAGGATGAGCAACCGTACGGGGCGTACTTCCCAGGGGCAACGGCGGGGCACCTGCATCCGCAGTCGGTGCACAAGATCATCAAGCGCATCACCGGGTGGCATCCGCACGCACTGCGGCACGCCGGCGCGACCGCGGCCTATCAGGCGACGAGGAACCTCCGCGCGGTGCAGGAGATGCTCGGGCACTCCTCGCTCGCCACGACCGAGCGCTACCTGCACATCACGAGTGCGGAGCGCAGGGAAGCAGCTATGGCCACGATTATCCAAGGTGGGGCTATGCTCGCCGCATGATCGATCTACTCTCGTACATCGTCTCCACGGTGATCCTCGGTGGCCTTGGATTGCTGTTGCTCTACTTCGTGGTTCGTGGCGCGGTGCGCTCGGCCATGCGGTCACACGCGCTCTGGCTGGCGGGCGACCGATACGAGCGAGACCTCGAAGCGTACAAGCGCTCCGAGGCTCGCTACGGCGGCTAATCGTCGGCTATCGATCTGTCCTCCCGGAGCTGCGCACGCGTGACGAGAGGCGTGCTGACGGTTTCGACCTTGCGGAACGCTTCGGGTGCATGCTCCGCGAGCGCGGCGCGAAGGGTGGCGATCTCGTTGTCCTTGGCGGTCAGGGTGCCGTTGGTGTTGCGCTTGATCGTCTGCAGCTCCTGCCCCTGCTTACCCAGTGCGTAGAACGTGCCGGCCGCGGTGGTCGCGAGCCCCAGCACGGTGATGAGTAGGGTCGTGAACGACGACACCGACTCGGGGCGCACGATGAGCAGGAGCACGGTGCCGGCGAGGCCGATCGCGGCGAGGGCCACGAACGTGATGAAGATGACGGTCTTGTTCATGGGGTGTGCCTCTCAGAACTGAACTGCCGCGGTGAGCATCTCTATGCTCCCCGTGCTGCGGAACTTGAGTCGCGGGATGCCGGCGCGCTCGGCGCCGGAGTCGCCGTCGAGGACGACGGCTCGGGGCTTGCCGTTGCCCTGGGGGACGACGAGGAACGACCCGTTGGGGCAGTCTGCGATGAACATGTCTTCTCCGATCTCGGTTGGGGGTGTTGCGGCCGGCTGGGTGCTGGCCGGAGTGGGGTCGTTACGGTGACGGTCCTGCGAGGCGCGGTAGAGGAAGTGCCACCGCTCCGACGGAAGGGGGCGATACCATCCGTGCTCTTCGAGCAGGGCGAGGTGGCGTTGCGCCTCATCGGAGTCGAACGCGTCGCCGCGCTCGTGCGGGCTCTCTCCGCGTGGTGCGGCGTAGTTGCCCTTCCCGGCCAGGTAGAGGTCGCGTAGTTCCTGCTGTCGCTCGCCCGTCCGGCCGGCTTCGGTGATCTGCAACGGATGCCCGAGAGCACGGTCGATGCGAGCAAGCGAGGCGGCGGGCGCGGGAGAGAGCCAGCCGCGGCCGTGTCCGATGTCAACGCGCTGCATGGTGCGCCTCCAATGCTTCGATGCGCTGCGTGAGCAGTTCCACGCCGTGCATAAGTTCTTGCATCGCGCCGATAACGACGAGCACGATGCGTTCGTAGTGGACCGAGAGCGGTTGGCCGTCCTCGTCGAAGGCGACGAACTCGGAGAGGCCGGGGGCGGTCAGTTCTTCCGCGATCACGCCTACGTCGATCGGTGCGTCACCGTTGCCGTAGACCGCGGCGCGGAGCCGGTACTCTACGACACGGATCGCGGCGAGCTGCTCGAGCGTGTAGGTGCGGGAGCGGATGTCCTTCTTGAATCGGCGGGCAGACGGGCTGATCCCGACGCGGCCGTCGCCGTTCTTGTACATGGCGACGTAGCCGCTGGTCACGGGCGAGAGGTTCGGCATGTCCACACGCCCGGTCGCGGCGAAGCTTCCATAGACGCCCACGGCGTTGTTCGTCCACCACTCCCCTGCGCCACCGATGCCCCAGCGGGAGCTACCGGAGACGAGCTGGTCGTGGTTGTGCGCGGACGGCGGGAACGATGTGGGCTTGCCGGTGATCGCGTTCCAGGTGAGGCTGATCGCGGCGAACTTCTGATCGGTATAGGCCTTGGCCTGCGCGACGGCGCTTGAGATCGCGGCGTTCATCTTCGCCACGATGTAGTCGCGGGTCTTGTTGATCGCGAGCCACCCGTTACGGCGGTCCTCGTTCCCGTCCATCGCCGCCATGCCGTTCGCGGCGGCGGTGGTCCCTTCGTTGCCTGTGTAGCTTTCGGGCATCTCAAATCACCTCGTTCTTCCATGTCCCGCCCGCGGGCGAGTCGATCCAGCGTTGCCCCGCTGGGATGAGGATCCAGGCGGCGGCGGGGGTGTCGGCGGTGCGGCTGGTCACCGTCACGGTGTCGCCCGCGAGGTCGTATCGCACGGACCCGGCGAAACCCGTCTGAATGGGCGTGCCTTCGAGCAGGATGCTCAGCGGCTGGTCGGTCTGCTCGAGCCACGTCGGGATTGCTGACACGGTGACGGTGCGGCCGCGGCTCTGCGCTCGACGCACGATGTGCTCGGCGCGACCGGGGCCAGGGAACGGAGTGTCGCGTACCTCGACGCGGAGAACCTTCGTCGGTGCCGCGTTGAGGCCGAATGCGTCCACGCGGCGCTGCGCGATTCCGTCGCGGTCGGTCCACGTGTATTCGTACACCGCCGCGTCGAACCACGCATCGTCCTCACGGCTGAGCGATTCGACGGCCGTCTCGATGTTCGCACCGTAGCGGTAGGTCTGGTTGCCGTCTGCGCGGTAGTCGGCGTCGCGGAGGCTCCAGCGGCGTAGCTCGTCGCACACGATGCGGAGGCCGGAGGCTTTGAGCAGCGGTTCCAGGAAATCCATGCCGGACACGCCTGCGCGCCAGGTGAGCGCTTCGGGAGGCCGCTCGACGCTCGGTGTGCGGGTCGAGTTGGAGGCATGCGCGGGACCGGTCCACGCGAAGTCATAAGCGGCCGTGTCCACGGTCGCGCCGTCGAAGTACGGGATGAGCTCGGTACCCTCGTGGAACATCACGCCGTCCGCGCGTGCCGCCTGCCCGCCCGCCGTCGCGATGTGCTCCAGGTGCAGCGTGGCCTTCTCCGCACCGGGCGGAGCCGTCGCGATGATGCTCAGACGCGTCCACTCCGCCGACTTCAGGGCCGTCGTCGGCCCGTACACGTCGCGGAGGATCGTGCCGTTCCCAGCCTTGAACCGCATCATCACGCGACCGTTGCGCGCCGCATCCTCGGAGTACATGTACGCCGAGAGCACGTAGGACACGCCAGGGCGGATGGAGATGTCCTGGTAGTCGATGTACGACGACCCGGCCGCGTTCGCCGCCCACCGGGCGACCCACGCACCGCTGACCTCGCCCTGCGCGGTGTCGCTGAATCGTGCCGGCGCGGTGGCGTTCGTGCCGGCCGCCCATCCGTCCGTGTTCGTCTCGAACGACGGGTTAGACACCAGACTTGCCACCGGCCAGTAAGCGGTCACGTCAGCATCCGGTCCGCCCGGTTCCAGCGCCTGCTCACGCCACGACCGAACCCGGTCAGTCGTCTCGGTCATCACTCCCGTGATGTCCATGAGGGTGCTGGTCGTCAGCGCCGTGGCACCCGCCATCACGGTCGAGATCGCTACGTACTTCGCGCCCGCAGGAACCACGCCCGTCCACGAGGGCCGCGCCCAGTTGTTGGCAAGTGTCTGCTCAACCACCGCACCGCTCATCGTGCTGCCGACCCATGCGCCAGCGCCATTGTGAAACCGCACGCGGGTGACCCACGTCGTCTTTCCCACGAACAGCCGTATGAAACGCGAGATCGTGATTGTCTGGCCCGGGGTTACTCGCGGTCCTTCGAGCCATCCGCCCGACGTACCCGGCGCGGCGAGGTCAGGGTTTCCATACGAGTCCACCCCACGCCCGCTCACACTGCCCGATTCGGGCGACGTGAACCGCACCACCGTCGCGGGCGCATCCGGCGCGGGCGAACCCGTGGTCACGAACGACCGCGCCCAGCCGAACCGAGGCCCATACGGTGCGAGGGTGCCGGTGCTGAGAGCCCGCGAGTTCGGCTCCAAGTTGCGGAGAACGCCCGGAACCTTGCTCAGCACGTACTCGCACACGCCCCGCAACGACGACTGGAACGTGCGCGGCGTCACGTCGTCCACCAGCTGCGCGTAATCGTTGAGGATCGCCTCGTCCGATGCGAGGGTCAGCTCGACGGTGCCGCCGGCCCGGTCGGGATCGGCGCTGCGGATGCCGAGATCGAACAGCCTGGTCTGCGAGCCGTCGTCGCTGGACGATGCCACATCGATCACGACACGGCGAGACGCGCGCGGGTCAAGCTTGCTCAGCAGCGAAGCGTCCTCGACTGCCACCGTGAGCGACGCCTCGACGTGGGGCTTGCGGCTCGCGTCGAGCGTGATGTCGCCTCCGCGGTCTTCCGCCGGCGACAGGATGACATCGCCGGCAGGATCGGGCACGCGCACCTTATAGTCGTGCGTCGAGAACGCCGTCACGGTGCCACCTCCTGGAAGGGCACCTGAACGATCCACGCCTGTTGCGTCTCAAGATCGAGTCGCGTGGTCACGTCGCCGTCCGCGACAACGAACTGCATGGCCACTTCGGGCACGTCGATGTCGGTCAAGGTGAACACGCGCGGGACGACAAGCGCCGCCTCGGCGGCTCGCGCCTGTGCACCGTTAGGGAACACCAGGGTGAGCGTGCCTCTCTGCAAGCCGGCCGGCCGGAAGGTGATGTCAGGGTCGGGGCGACCCAGGATCGTGTGCACGATGGTGCGGGCCGGTCTCGATGCTTCGAACCCTTCCACGACTGCCGGCGTGATCGTGCCGCCTGTGTAGGTGATGATGGTGCTCACTGGTCCCACCCACTCGTCACTACACGCGTGCCGATCTTGAGCGTGGTTCCGGAGATACGCCGCACCACGCGGTCATACTCGGACGTGTCCACCGTCGTTCTCGCCGTGATGTTCACGGTCTTGCCCTGGACGCCGTAGATCTTCTGTTGGATCGCGTTCACGTCGTCTGTGGCCTGGCCCGTTTCGGCGTCGATGTAGATCTGTCGTCCGTCAGGAAGGGAGATCACGGTGTCCCCGAACTCGTCGACGGCTTCCGTCGCGCCGGCGGTGCTGCGAGCGGTGTCGATGAGGGCGATGCTGTAGGCGTCGGCTTGGGCGGTAGCGATCTCGAGCGACCGCTTGTAGCCGTCGAGAGCTGCCTGGCCGGCGACGGCCGTACCGGCCAGGTCGTTACCGGCGAGAGTGATGTTGCCGAACTGGTCGGTGACGGTGGCCCCGCTCGCCGCGAGTTCGTCGGCCCCGTCCTTCATCTTGTTGATGCCGGCTTGGGCGCGGTTGATCGCTTCCTCGCTGCCGGACATCGCGGCCGCTGCGGTCTGGACGCTGACGCCCCACAGTTCGGCGTTCTTCTTGGCCTCGTCGTACTGCTCGGTGAGCACCTGCTTGATGCCGGCCATTTTGGTGTCGAAGTCGAGAACGCGTCCTCCCGCTTCGATGTACGCGTTCGCCCAGTCGGCCGCCCGGTCCTTGACCTTCTGCTGTTCTTCGCCGGCCGTCTGAATGGCCGCGATGAGCAATCCGATGCCGGCGGCACCGGCGGCGAGACCGATCGACCCGGTGAGGGAATCGACGGAGCCGGCGAGCCCGCCGAACACGTCCTGTGCGATCTGGGGCAGGTCTTCGAGATCACCGCGGAATGACGAGAATGTCTCGCCCAGGTTCTGGCGCAGTTCGTCGCTGGCTTCGTTCGCGGCGTCCGCTGCTCGCCGCATCCCGCGGTGCACGTCGTCGCCGCTGTCCTTGCCTGCCCTGCCGGCCTTGTTCAGCTCGTCGCGGAGGCGCTTGATCTCGTCCGCGGCGTCGTCGGTGCGGCGTTGCGCGTCGCGCATGCTGCGCTCGAGGTCGCGGCCGGCGTCCTGGCTCTCGTCACCCACCTTGTCGAGCAGGTCCGATACGTCCTCGAGCGGGTCGATGATGCCGCGGTTGATCGCGGACATAGCCGCGCGGGTATCAGCCGCGATAGCGAGGTCGATGCCCTTGGTCATCGGCTCTTCCCTTCGAGTGCTTCGTGGATTGCTCTGACGAACGTCTGGACGAACATGGCGAGGATGCGGGGGATGACGGATGCCGCCGCCGGGTAGACGACGTACCCTCGGCGGTTGGGTGCCTTAAACGGTCGGTTCGGGTCGCGGTTGCGTTCGAATCGGGTGCCGCGCCGGCTCGTGGCCGTCTCTCGCGCTCCCGGATTGGGTCCGGCACCGAATTCCACCGGGCCGTAGTTCTCGGACGGTTTCAGACCGCCAGAGAGGCTGCGGGACAGTGACGCTGACGTGAGCCGGACGTTCTGATCCGAGACGCGGACCCGGCCGGAGTTGACGAGCACGCGCTGCTCGAGTCTCGTGTCGGCGTGCTGCGCGAGTGCTTGTTTCCATGCTTGCTCGGCCATGCCCTTGAGTTCTCGGCGCAGAACCTTCTTGGTGTCCCGGTCGAGGTTCCGGAGCCCGCGGAGCACGGCCAACAGTTCGGAGCTGGTGAGCGCACTGACGCGGAGCATCCGGAACCTCGCGAGGTCACGCGCCGGCCGGGGCGGTGCGCTCAGGCTTGCCCTTGCAGGGCATCGACACCGACGCGGTACCGAACTGATCGACATCGCCGCCGATCTCCGCGGCCTGCACGACGACGACACCGGAGAATCCGGTGCCGCCGGCGATCGGCTCGAGCGTGAACGGGACCGTCTCGCCCTCGTTGTCGTACAGGTAGTTCGACAGGCTCGTGGCGAGTTCGTGGTCCTGGCCCAGGTTCACGGTGAGCACCCACGTCGCGAGACCGCCGGCGGAGAACACGGACCCTCGCTTGAGTCCCTTCCACGTCGCGGAGCTGCTGGACGGCACGAGGCGCGCGCCGGAAATCTCGCCGGCGAAATCGGTGGGTGTCCCGGAGCCGATCTTGAGCACGGACTCGGTGAGGTAGAGCGGGCTGAATGGCATGGTCACGCCTCTTTCTTGATTGCGGTGAGCGCCTCGAGCTGGATGTCGTAGGCGGTGAACTTCGTCTGGAATGCGACCTTCTCCGCGCCGCGGAACGCGACCCAGCGGAGCTTCTGTATGGGGGCAAGCAGGATGTCGAGCAGCTCGTCGCAATGCTGATCGGCCTGCCCGGGGTCCGTCTTCTCGCTGATGACGGTTAGGATGAACGACGGCATGAGCACGCTCTGCGCGCCGGGGTGGCGGGAGACGGTGGCGAGCTTGAGCATGAGCGTCGGTTTCGACGGCCGGTCGATGCGGGTCTGCACGGGCACGAACTGGAACGCGCCCGGTTCGATCTTTGAGAGCAGGTCGTTCTCGAGCCGTGCCCGGACTTCGGCGTATCCGGCCATCACGGCACCACCGGTTCCGGGTCGGGGTCGTGCCCTGTGGCGAGCGACGTGCCGCCTCGGGGTGGCCGCATCATCCGGCGGGCCTCCCGAGCGAGCCACGGCGGATTGAAGTCGAAGCCGTCCGCGCCGATGTCGCCTGACTCGCCGCCGATAGCGTCGTTCCAGAGGCCGCGTACGAGCGAGAGCTGCGCTAGGCGGATGGTGCGGTCACGGGGCCGCTCGGGGTCGCCCTCGGCCGGCAGCCACGCCTCGCAGGCATCCTGCGCGGCGTCGAGCAGGTCGGCGCGCAGGTCGTCGTCGATGCCCTCGGCGGTGTCCCACAGGTTGGGGAGTTCGTCCGGGGTGATCCATTCGACGGCCATGGTGTGCGGTCCTTTCGGGGTGGTGGGGTGCGGCAGGCGGTTGGGGGGTATGGGGCCGCCTGCCGCACGTCGGGGTTACGCGCCAGCGCCGGCCGGGGTGAGCGAGACGAGCTGGATGCCCTCGGCGTAGTAGCCGCGGAACTGCACGTAACCGAACAGCGCCTCGTCGATGCCGCCCTTCACCATGTCGAGCGCGTTGACCCGGATGGGCGACCCGGGAAGCTCGTGGATCGCGGCCGCTTCACGCGCGCCGACAAGCACGGACCCGGCGGTGATGCCCGTGTGCGGGACGATCTTGAAGCCGTCGAGCGATCCCTCGTCCAGACCCAGGGCCATGCTCAGGTACTCGAGCGTGTCGTTCTTCTGGGTGAACAGGAGCGGCCGATAGTCGGCGGGGTTCACGAGCGCGTAGGACGGGCGGGCGTCGTTCGCGATCACCGCGAGAGCACCGTCAACGATGCCGGCGAGAGCGGCCGGGATGCCGGTGGGCACGTCCGTGACGGCGGTCGCGGTCGCGGCAGCCAGGAGCTGCGCGAGCGTCCAGTCGTCGGACTTGCGTGCGTAGGAGCCGGCGGCGGCCGTCAGGAACGACTCGATGACCTCCGTCTCACCGAAGTCCACGAACTCGCGGGCGATGTCCCAGCCGCCCGCGAACCGCTGAATGGTCCACTCGTCGGGCTCGGTCGTCGGCGTGTTCGACGGCACGGCAGCCTTGTTGCCGGCCCACTCCGCGACCTCGGGCTTGACGACCCAGCGCCACCCGATCGTCCGAAGCGAGGTGAGGTCTCCGTGCTGGAGCAGCGGGATCACCTTGCGGGCGAACGGCTGGCCACTCCAAATCTCCCCGATGTAGTCGGGGGCGACGGCCGCGGTGCCGACTGCACCGGTGCCGCTGATCTTCACGTCATTCAACGCGGCGAGCAGCGTGTGGGCCTGCTCGGGCTGACGCATCGCGGTCGAGACGATCTTGGCGAACGCGGCCTTGGTAACCGGCTCGGAGGTCTGGTTCTGGTTGTGCTGGCCGGCGAGCAGCGTACCGGGCACGGTTGCGTTGGGCATGTCTGTGTCTCCTTCTGCCGGCGGTTCCGGCTCGGTGATCTCGATGGTTTCGGTGATGGTGGTGGTGTCGCCCTGGACTCGGGTGACTCGGGTGCTCTTGCGGACGTGCTCGACGCCCTGCTCGTCCGTGAACGTCTCGGTGGTCTCTTCCTTCGTCTCGGTCGGTTCCTTCTCCTGGGTCTCGATCTGGTCGCCCTCGGCGGCGAGCAGCACCGCGGACGGGAACGCGGGACGTTCGACGAGCGAGCCGCCGAACAGCCGGCCGGCGACCGCCTTACCGCCCTGAATGACCATGTGTGCGGCCTCGACGGACAGGTGCCGACGCTTGCCGCTGCGGATCGCGGCGAGAGCGGCGTCGCCCTCGGGGGTCTCGTCGATGCGGAAGGTCGCGTGGATGCCGTCCGCTTCCTCTGCGAGCAGCACAGCCTCACCGACTACCCGATCGTGCTCGTCGGTGAACACGGCACCGGACGGGTGACGGGGCAGGGTGAGAGCACCGGGCTCGACGATGAACTCGCCCAGGTTGCTGCGGCACTTCTCGTTGAACGGCACGAGCAGGCCGCCTGCCGTGCGGTCGTCCTCGGACGCGAGCAGCACGCCGGACTCAATGATGAGGTTGGGCATTTCAATCCTCCGTAGGGGTGCCGGTCTGCGCCGGCGTCGTGGTGGCGAAATCGAACCGGACGCGGGTGCCGCGCGGCACCACGTCGTCCATCGACAGGCGGTGCTCGAGGGGTGCGGTCCAGAACGCGAGACGGTCCTGCAACTCCTGTGATTCGGTCTGCTGCGTCTCGTACGTGAGCGACGACTGCGGCTTCGCGCCGTCAAGCGCGGACGCGTTCAGGTTCAGGTAGTTCGCGATGTCGATGCGGACGGCGTTGCGCGCGCCCTCGAGCACGTCGATGCCGGCCCCGGACTCGAGGCGCAGGTTGATGACGTGCGGGACAAAGAACACCGCGCCGTCCGGGTCTCGCAGTGCCCGCGACACAGCGGTGACGTACTTCGTCGCCTCCTTCTTGCTGACCGTCCCCTGTTCCTTCTCTTCGAGAATCACGGTCGGGGTGGGGTTGCGGACCCGCGACGACCATGCGCGCTCGAGCGCCTTCGCCGCGCGGATCGTCTCGGGCGCGACGTTCAGCAATCCCTCGAATGGGCCGGGGAAGTAGAGGACGGACTCGGCCGGCACTGGCGCTTTGTCGATGAGGATTTCGCCGGCGGCGGAGACCTCCCACCGGTCGAACGGGACGTGCAGAGCGTCAAGGATCGGCGCGTACCTCATGCCCTCCTGCTGCGATCCCCGCTCTAGCACCCACAGCGATTCTCCGTAGAAAATCCAGTCGTCGAGCGTCGCCGCCAGACGCATCCACGGCGTCACGGCCGTGTCCGTTCGGTACAGCCACGGGTGCTTGGTGGTCACGTCGTCCGCACCATTCAGCGCGCGGAGCGGACGGTCAGCAAGCTGAACGATGCGGTGGCGGGATGCGGCGACCGCCGGCACGCTCAGGGCTTCTTTGCGGGTGACCTTCGCGGCCTCGATACCGTAGATGTCAGACCACACGAACTTGTTGAGCTCACCGTCAGACCACGGCGAGACGATCCCGGACGTAACAGCCGTGGGAGAGGACGGGAAGGGCAACAGATTGCCACTGGCGGCCTTCTCGATGACTGCGAGTTTCCGGGAGAGTTTCACGCGTCCAACGATCCGGAGAGGGTGTTACCTTTCCGGATCAGACCGGCGTGTCGCGTGGCTCTTCGTCGTATGCGACCGGCAGGAAGTAGCCGGGGAGCCCAGAATCCCGGAGCGCCGTTGCATCACGGTTCCCAAACGCGATCAACGCGGATGCGGCTGGGGAGACCATGCCGCCGCTGTCACCTTTGGGGTGAATGAAGGTGACGCGATGCCGATAGAACAGGATCGCCGTGGCGTGGGGAAACACGACCTCTTGCCAGAGTCGCGTTCCGGTTGCGACGGGGATCAGCGCGGTTCCGTGACCGTGCACAACCATGCGTTCCATCCATACGCGCGATTCTCGGCCGTACGGCGGATTCAACCACACACGGCCGAACCACGGCATAGACAACCCATCCCCGATTTCCTCTGGCGTCCACCGCTCAGCTGCAGTCGGATGCCCCGGCGCGGCACACGGATCTAGGTCAAAGTCTCCGAGAGAGCGGATGATCTCGAGAGGCGTGAGCCAGCGGTCGTTGCGGTTCGCGAACATCTCGTCGTCGAACGGATCCGCCTTCGTGCTCGTGCGACCCGCTGTCCGCGCTTTGGCGTTACCCATGGTTACGGTCCTCCGACTTGCTGTGTTCCCATTGCCGGCGGGGATTGCTGGCGGTGCGGGCGTCGATGTTATGAACGTTGATGAGGTGTCGCTCGGCGGGGTCGAACGACTCGTGTACGGTCCAGGCGAAGGCGTGCCAGTAGGGGCAGGCGTTGCAGAACACGTAGACGTAGCGAACGGTCTTGCCGTCGCGGGTGATCTCGCGGCGGATGAGGCCGGTGCTGCTCATGCTGCGACGAT
This Microbacterium sp. XT11 DNA region includes the following protein-coding sequences:
- a CDS encoding DNA N-6-adenine-methyltransferase, with the protein product MGNAKARTAGRTSTKADPFDDEMFANRNDRWLTPLEIIRSLGDFDLDPCAAPGHPTAAERWTPEEIGDGLSMPWFGRVWLNPPYGRESRVWMERMVVHGHGTALIPVATGTRLWQEVVFPHATAILFYRHRVTFIHPKGDSGGMVSPAASALIAFGNRDATALRDSGLPGYFLPVAYDEEPRDTPV
- a CDS encoding phage major capsid protein gives rise to the protein MPNLIIESGVLLASEDDRTAGGLLVPFNEKCRSNLGEFIVEPGALTLPRHPSGAVFTDEHDRVVGEAVLLAEEADGIHATFRIDETPEGDAALAAIRSGKRRHLSVEAAHMVIQGGKAVAGRLFGGSLVERPAFPSAVLLAAEGDQIETQEKEPTETKEETTETFTDEQGVEHVRKSTRVTRVQGDTTTITETIEITEPEPPAEGDTDMPNATVPGTLLAGQHNQNQTSEPVTKAAFAKIVSTAMRQPEQAHTLLAALNDVKISGTGAVGTAAVAPDYIGEIWSGQPFARKVIPLLQHGDLTSLRTIGWRWVVKPEVAEWAGNKAAVPSNTPTTEPDEWTIQRFAGGWDIAREFVDFGETEVIESFLTAAAGSYARKSDDWTLAQLLAAATATAVTDVPTGIPAALAGIVDGALAVIANDARPSYALVNPADYRPLLFTQKNDTLEYLSMALGLDEGSLDGFKIVPHTGITAGSVLVGAREAAAIHELPGSPIRVNALDMVKGGIDEALFGYVQFRGYYAEGIQLVSLTPAGAGA
- a CDS encoding tail fiber domain-containing protein, whose translation is MPESYTGNEGTTAAANGMAAMDGNEDRRNGWLAINKTRDYIVAKMNAAISSAVAQAKAYTDQKFAAISLTWNAITGKPTSFPPSAHNHDQLVSGSSRWGIGGAGEWWTNNAVGVYGSFAATGRVDMPNLSPVTSGYVAMYKNGDGRVGISPSARRFKKDIRSRTYTLEQLAAIRVVEYRLRAAVYGNGDAPIDVGVIAEELTAPGLSEFVAFDEDGQPLSVHYERIVLVVIGAMQELMHGVELLTQRIEALEAHHAAR